The Littorina saxatilis isolate snail1 unplaced genomic scaffold, US_GU_Lsax_2.0 scaffold_1063, whole genome shotgun sequence genome contains the following window.
ACACCACTGTGGCTGCCGCTCTCGGACTGCAAAAACCCACTATCAGTCTAACTCCCAGACTGTGAAAACCCGTCATTCTGACTCCCAGGCTGCGAAAACCCGTCATTCTGACTCCTAGGCTGCGAAAACCCGTCACTCTGACTCCCAGGCTGTGAAAACCCGTCACTCTGACTCCCAGGCTGCGAAAACCCGTCATTCCACCTCCACCgctcccccaaccccccccccccccccccacgcctccttacacacacacacacacacacacaaggatggACAAAAGCCGTTTAGAGTCTgcgggggggaaaaaaagagtcCGTCGGGTTAACCTAgacaaaccttttttttttaggctttATCAAAATCCCTTTATCCCGAAAACATTGAAGGTAGGCTCAGGTGCACTGGATGACAATACATGAAACAGTACTTACCTCCCATTATCGCTCTGGAGAATTCTCGGAGGTCCAAAACTGCAGAACTGGTCGAAGAGATGACTTGCAACCTCAGCAGCCCTCTTAGACTTCAAGGCGTATGCCCAGCTGTACTCGGAGAAGCAATCTCGGGCGTGCAGAATCCACTTGGACTCATTGTCTGGTCGGCTTCTAAAGTCAATTAGGTCGATCTGAACTCGAAGACGGAACGACAGGTTGATCATCGCCTTGCCTGATGGCAGACTCTTCACTGCTTGCCTTTGGCAGCAACTAGTGCAGGTCTTGAGGAAAATGTCAATTACATCCCATTTGATTCCGGCGTAGTTGCTTTTGACTTCTGCCCAGGTCTTGTCTCGGCCAGAATGGCCAACGTAAGTGTGGCATGTGGAGATTGTTTGGAAAATCTCCTCACGTGCGACAACCGGACAACCCGACTTCTTGCAAAATATTATATTCTGCAAAACTACCATCCCGAGCTTGTACAGCTTTTTGGCCCAATGTTTGAATTTTGGACCCTCTGGACATGCCTCCTTCTGGTCCAAACTGAAGACCCGCAGAaatttgttgtatttgttttgggGCAGGCAAAAAGTCTCTGTCACCGTTAATCTCTATACCCTGCTTCTCTCT
Protein-coding sequences here:
- the LOC138955651 gene encoding SCAN domain-containing protein 3-like; this encodes MINLSFRLRVQIDLIDFRSRPDNESKWILHARDCFSEYSWAYALKSKRAAEVASHLFDQFCSFGPPRILQSDNGSRSCQTVRGDLDSRITRIHQMAKSGRRENGMFLQRQLQNKEVLLQRCKNSLQHQVPSSP